Genomic segment of Xanthobacter dioxanivorans:
CGCACGAGGTGGCCAAGGGCGCGGTGGCGTGGGACACGCCGGTCGAGCAGCTCCTGCCCTGGTTCACGCTGAACGATCCGTGGGTCGGCGCCCACGTCACCATCGCCGACCTCTACAGCCATCGCTCGGGCCTTCCCGACCATGCGGGCGACGAGCTGGAAGATATCGGCTACGACCGCCGGCAGGTGATGGAGCGGCTGAAGCTGCTGCCGCTGGCCCCGTTCCGCGCCGCCTACGCCTACACCAATTTCGGCCTCACCTCCGCCGCCGAGGCGATCGCCACCAACGCCGGCAAGGACTGGGCGACGCTTTCCGAGGAGGCGCTCTACAAACCCCTCGGCATGGCTTCCACCTCCTCGCGCTTCGCCGACTACATCGCCCGCCCCAACCGCGCCGTGCCGCATGTGCGCGACGGTGACCACTTCGCCGCCAAATACCAGCGCCAGCCCGATGCCCAGTCGCCGGCCGGCGGGGTCTCCTCCAGCGTGCGGGACATGGGGCGCTGGCTCGCCTTCGTGCTCGGCGGCGGCACCTATGAGACCCGCGAGGTCGTGCCCGCAAAGGCGCTGCTGCCGGCGATGCGGGCCGAGACCATCTCCTCGCCCGCCCATGCGGTGGACGCGCGCGCCTCCTACTACGGCTTCGGCTTCGGCGTGAACGTCGCGCCGTCCGGCCGGGTGATGATCGACCACTCGGGCGCCTTCATCCTCGGCGCCGGCACCAACTTCGTGCTGCTGCCGTCGGAGAAGCTGGGCATCGTGGTGCTGACCAATGCGCAGCCCGAGGGCGCGGCGGAGGCCCTTTCCATGAGTTTCATGGACCTGGTGCAGTTCGGCACGGTGACCCGCGACTGGTATGCCGCCTACGGCCAGCTGATGGCGCCCCTGTACAAGCCCCTCGGCGCCCTGGCCGGGAAGACCGCGCCGGCACGCCCCGCGCCGGCCAAGCCGCTTTCGGCCTATGCGGGCACCTATGCCAATCCCTATTTCGGCGAGGCGACGGTGAGCGAGGCGGAAGGCCGCCTCGTCCTCAGCGTGGGGCCGAAGCCGCGGATCTTCACCCTCGACCACTGGAGCGGGGACGACTTCGTCTTCCGCCCGGAAGGCGAGGAGACCGCGCCGGCGGGCTCGATCTCGCAGGTCACGTTCGCGGACGGGCGGATGAAGGTGGAGTTCTTCAACGACAACGGCCTCGGCACCTTCGTCCGCAGGTGAGGGCGGGGAAGTCCCGGCTCCGCAAAGCTACGTCCGAACGCCCCCTCCCCCGGCCGGGAGGGCGAGGCGCCCTCTTCAACGGGGAACGCCTCACCCCGCCTCCGGCTCCAGCATGCGCTCGAAGATGGCGCGCACCTTGGCCTGCGTGTCGGCGAGGTCCGCGTCCAGGGTGGCGAAGTCGGGCATCTCGCCGGCGCGCGCCAGGAGCGCCTTCAGCGCCGGGCTGGCATCGGCGGGCACCACGTGCGCATCCACCGACAGCCGGAGCACCTGCGTCAGGTCCTGATAGAGGCGGCATGCGCGCACCAGCACATGCGCATCCTCGGGCGCCAGCAGGCCGAGGCGCTGGGCCGCGGCCAGCACGCGCGCGGTGGCCGTGTCCACGATCTCGGGATGGTCATAGGCGTGCGCCAGCACGAGGTACTGGGCGAGGAACTCCACATCCACCTGGCCGCCTGCGGCGTGCTTCAGATTCCAGCGGTCGTTCTCACCCTTCTCGGCGGCAATGGCGTGGCGCATGTCCAGGATGTCGCCGGCAAGCCGGCGCGGGTCGCGGGGCTGGCCCATGACCGCGCCGACCACGGCCTTCACCTTCGCCCCGAAGTCCGGCGTCGCCGCGATCACCCGCGCCCGCGTCAGCGCCATGTGCTCCCAGGTCCAGGCCTCCTCGCGCTGGTAGGTGCCGAAGGAGGCGAGCCGCGTCGCCACCGGGCCGGAGCGGCCGGAGGGACGCAGCCGCAGGTCCACGTCGTAGAGCTTGCCGGCATTGGTGAGCGAGGTGAGCGAGGTGACGAGCCGCTGGGTGAAGCGGGCGAAATACTGCGCCCCGTGCAGCGGGCGCGGCCCGTCCGAGGACGGGTCCGCGTCGGCGTCGAAATCATAGAGCACGATGAGGTCGAGGTCCGAGCCCGCGGTCATCTCCCGCCCGCCGAGCTTGCCCATGGCGAGCACCGCGGTCTCGGCGCCGGCGATGCAGCCGTGGGCCTCCGTGAAGCGGGCCCACACCCGCCGGTGCAGGGCGCGGATGATCACTTCCGCCAGCGTCGCATAGGCCTCCCCGGCCCGCGCCGCCGGCAGCGTGCCGGAGGCGATGCGCACGCCGATGAGCACGTGCTGCTCCTGGCGGAAGCGCCGGGCGCGGTCGAGCTGCTCCTCGTCGGTCTCGGCGGTGTCGAGCAGATGGTCGAGATGTCGGGTGAGGCTCTCCTCGTCCGGCAGCACGTCGAAGAAGGCCGGGTCGAGCAGCGCATCCGTCAGCGAGGGCCGGCGGGCCAGCGTCTCGGCGAGGCGCGGCGCGGCGGTGAGGATGGTGGCGAGCAGGCGCACGAGGTCGGGATGCCGGTCGAGGGCGGTCAGCAGGTGCGGCCCCGGCAGGTCGGTGAAGAACCGGTCGGCGCTGATCAGCGCGCCGTCCGGATCTCCGCCCCGCGCCAGCGCCTCCAGCATCAGCGGCACGATGCGGGCAAGGTGCATGCGCGCGGCCTCCCCCTTCAGCGCCCGCGGCCCGCCGGCGAGCCAGCGGCGCACGATGCCGCTCGCCGCCGCCGGCTCGCGGAACCCGAGGCGCGACAGGGCGGCCAGCGTGGGCCGGTCGTTCTCATCCGGCGGAAAGAGGAGGTCGGCGTCGAGCACGGCAGGGGGCGCCGCGTCCTCGAACAGGTTGGCGTAGTGGGTCTGCACCGTTTGCAGCCGCGCCACCAGGGCGGCGGCGAAGGCATCCCGGTCGGCATAGCCCATGAAGCGGGCGAAGCCCTCCATGGCCTCCCGGCTCTCGGGCAGCGCATGGGTCTGCGCGTCCGCCACCATCTGGATGCGATGCTCCACCCGGCGCAGGAACACATAGGCCTCGGCGAGGGCGTCGCGGACCTTGGGGTCGATCCAGCGATGGGCGGTGAGCGCGTCCAGGGCGTCCAGCGTGCGCGAGGTGCGCAGCAGCGGGTCGCGGCCGCCGGCGATGAGCTGCTGGGTCTGGACGAAGAACTCCACCTCGCGGATGCCGCCGCGCCCGAGCTTCACGTTGTGGCCTTCCACCGCCACCACGTCGTGGCCGCGGAAGGCGTGGATCTCCCGCTTCATGGCGTGGACGTCGGCGATGGCCTGGAAATCCAGAACCCGGCGCCAGACGAAGGGGGAAAGATCGGCGAGGAACTGGCGGCCCACATCAAGGTCGCCGGCCACCGGGCGGGCCTTGATGTAGGCGGCGCGCTCCCAGGTGGCGCCCTCGCGCTCGTAATAGGCCAGGGCCGCGGCGGTGGAGAGGGCGACCTGGGTCGAGCCGGGATCGGGCCTCAGGCGCAGGTCCACGCGCAGCACGTAGCCGTCCGCCGAGCGCTCCTGCAGCAGGCGCACGAGCCCCTGGGTGATCTTCACGAAGAAGGGCGAGATGGCGACGCCGTCCGCCAGCGGCGCGCGGTCGCGGTCGTAGACCACCACGAGGTCAATGTCGCTCGAATAGTTGAGCTCGCGCGCCCCGTGCTTGCCCATGGCGATCACCGCGAGGCCGCAGCCGCCGGCGGGATCGGACGGGTCGGGAGGATGCACGCGGCCCGCCCGCGCGGCATCCGCCAGCAGGAACGCCAGGGCCGTGCGCACCGCCGCATCGGCGATGTCGGTCAGCGCGCCGGTGACGGCGGAGAGATCGAACGCGCCCCCCATGTCGGCAAGGGCGATGAGGAGCGCGGCCTCGCTGCGCATGCGCCGCAGCGCGCGCATCACTTCCGCCTCGTCGGTCGCCGCCGCCCCAACCGCCGCGCAGTCGGCGATGAGGCGCGCGATATGGCGGTGCGGATCGCTGCCCAGCACACGCAGCAGACGCTCCGGCTCGGCCCGGATGAGCTCGACGAGGAAGGGCGAGCCCTCGGCCGCGCCGAGGCATACGTCCCGCGCGCAGGGCGCGGCGGCGAACAGCGCGTCGAGCTCCGCGCGTCCGGCCGGGGAAAGCGATTCGGTGGCCTGACGCAGCCTGGTCTTCGCCGTCTCGGCGGCGGCGAGCACGGGAGCTTCCCGCATCAATACGGCGAGGGGGGGCCGGTCGGCCGAATCCGGTTCCTGGGGCCAGAGCATGGTGAGATCTAAAGGCACGAGCCTTTTCTCCTGCGCAAGCCCTCTTTCGCAAAGCGACGCCACGCAGCGGCATGCGGCTCCAAAGCCGAAAGAAAATTGCGCGCCCCCGTCAGCGGGCGGCGTGTGCTTCTCCTGAAGGGGGAGCCCGAGGCAGGGCGCGCCGCAATGCGGGGGGAGCTACTTCGCGGGCAGGCGCAGCGTGGCCGCGAGGCCCGGCCCATTGTCGGCGAAGCTGAGGCTACCGCCGTGCAGCCGCGCCACCGCTCCCACCAGCGACAGGCCGAGGCCCGAGCCCGGCCGCGTGCGGCTCATCTCCAGCCGCACGAAGCGCTCCACCACCCGGTCGCGCTCCGAGGCAGGGATACCCGGGCCGGTGTCCGCCACCGTGAGCACGGCCTCTTGCCCCTGCCGGGAGAGGGTGACGGCGATGCGTCCCCGGCCGCCATCGGCGGGCCGGCCGTACTTGATGGCGTTGTCGATGAGATTGGACAGCGCCTGAGCCAGAAGCTCGCTGACGCCGTGGATCGGCACTGGCGCCACGCTCACCACCAGGTCGAGCCCCTGCTCGTCCGCCAGCGGCTCGTAGAGCTCGGAGACCGCCTCGGCGATCTCGGCGAGATCGAGGTCGCTCATGATGGCGCGGGCCTGCCCGGCTTCGGCGCGGGCGATCATCAGCAGGGCATCGAAGGTGCGGATGAGGCCGTCGCTCTCCTCGATGGTGGATTCCAGCGCGGCGCGCCAGTCTTCCTCGGTATGGGCCGTGCGCAGCGCCGCTTCCGCGCCGTTGCGCAGGCGGGTGAGCGGCGTCTTGAGGTCGTGGGCGATGTTGTCCGAGACCTCCTTCAGCCCCTGCATCAAGCCCTCGATGCGGTCCAGCATGGCATTGAGGGAATGGGCGAGGCGGTCGAACTCGTCCTCGGTCCCCGCGAGGGCGAGGCGGCCGGAGAAGTCACCGGCCATGATGGTCTCGGCGGTGGCGGTCATGGAATCGATTCGCTTCAGCACCCGCCGCGTCACGAACACGCCGCCGGCAAGACCCAGCACCACGATGAGCAGCACCGCCCACTGCGCCGGCCGGGCGACGAGGTCGCGCAGGGTGTCGCGCTCCTCGATGTCGCGTCCCACCAGCAGCCGGTAGCCGCCCGGCAGGATCATGGACTGCACGAACGCCACGTGGCTCTTCACCGTCCCCTCGTCGGGCCGGTTGTAGGTGGTGAAACGCGTGCCGGACCGGTCGAGGAGGCCGATGGGCAGGTCGGAGACGTTGGCGGCCAGCACCTCGCCCTGGAAATTGGTGAGCATGTAGATGGAGGAGCCGGGCCGCCGCGTGCGCCGGTCGATCACATAGGAGAGGCGCTGGATGCCGCCGATGCGATACTGGTCGGCGAGGAAGCGCACCTCCCGGTCGAGGTCGTCCGCCACCTGGCCCTGGATGAGCTCGCGCGTGTGCCACGCGGTGTAGACGATGACCGAGACGGCGAACACCGCGAACACGAGCAGATAGGCCGCGAGCAGCTTGAACGCGGTGGTGCGCACCAGGCGCATGAGGTGGGACAGAGCCCTCATGGGAAGCGTCCGCTCCCCGCCCCGGTGACGGCGCGGCCGCGGCGCCCTCCCCGCACGCCGGCATGCCCGGCCTCGTGCCGGCCGTCCATGTCGATCATCCCCACCGGAAGGGTCCCCCGGCGTCCCACCGCGCCGCGCATATGCGGACGCTCACACAGCACCCGCGCGCACCATGTAGCCGGCGCCGCGCACGGTGTGGATCAAGGGCACGTCGAAGCCCTTGTCAATCTTCGAGCGCAGGCGGGAGACGTGCACGTCGATCACGTTGGTCTGCGGGTCGAAATGGTAATCCCAGACGTTTTCCAGCAGCATGGTGCGGGTCACCACCTGCCCGGCGTGGCGCATGAGATACTCCAGCAGGCGGAATTCGCGCGGCTGGAGGGGGATCTCCTTGCCGGAGCGGGTGACGCGATGGGCGAGGCGGTCGAGCTCCAGGTCCGCCACCTTGTAGACCGTCTCGGCGCCCTGTGAGACGCCCCGCCGCGACAGGGCCTCGACCCGCGCCAGGAGTTCGGTGAAGGCGTAGGGCTTCGGCAGATAGTCGTCGCCGCCCGCCCGCAGCCCCTGCACCCGGTCGTCGACCTGCCCCAGCGCCGAGAGGATGAGCACCGGCGTGGTGTGCCCGCGCCCGCGCAGCTCGGCGACGAGGGAGAGGCCGTCGCGCGCCGGGAGCATGCGGTCCACGACCATCACGTCGTACTTGCCGTCGAGCGCGAGGGCGAGCCCCGCCTCCCCGTCACCGGCAAGGTCCACCACATGGCCGGCCTCGCGGAAGGCCTTGCGCAGATATTCGGCGGCGTCGCGGTCGTCCTCGACGAGGAGGAGGCGCATGGCGGAAAGGGGACCCGGATCGAGATTCGCTGTCATCACTCTAGCTCACCTTGCGGGCAGGTCCATGCGGACGGGTGGAGCGGGCGCGCCCACTCCCCTTGCGGGAGAGGGGGCCGCGGGATGAAGGCGCTCAAAAATGTGGCGCGGGAAGCCCTCTGGAGCTTCCCGCGCCGGCGGAGCCGAAGCGGCATCAGGGGCGATGGCGAACATCCGCCTCGGTCCGGTGGGATCGCTCCGGCGGCGCGCCGCCGGAGGTTTTGCGCGGGGCGATCAGCGCCAGCCGATCAGCCACCCGTCAGTCGGCCTCGTCAGCCCTTCGCCTTGCCCTCGAGGGTGATGGCGACGAAGCGCACGCCCTCGCCGCTCTTCACCTGGATGAGCACGGCCTTGCGGTTCTCGGCCTTGGCGGCGGCGAGGCCGTCGCGCACGTCCTTGGGGGTGGAGACGGCCTTGTCGCCCACCTTCAGGATCACGTCGCCGGTCTTGAAGCCGCGCTGGGCGGCGGCACCGTTGGGATCGACACCGGTGACCACGACACCATCCGAACCGGCGCCCTGCACGCTCTTGGACGGAGCGAGCTGGAGGCCGAGACGCGGCAGGTCCTTGCCGCCGGCGCTGTCGTCCTCGCCCTTCTGGTCATTCCCGCGGGAGGCCACCTGGGTATCGGCCGGCAGCTGGTCGAGCACCACCGACAGATTCATGGGCTTGGCATCACGGATGAGCGACAGCTGCACCTCGGTGCCGGGCTTCAGCATCCCCACCTTGCGTGTGAGGTCGCGGGCTTCCTTGATCGGGTCGTTGTTCATCTTCACGATCACGTCGCCGGCCTTCAGGCCCGCCTTGGCGCCGGGGGTGTTCGGCTGCACCTGGGCCACGAGGGCGCCTTCGGCGTCCTTGATGCCGAGGCCGGAGGCGAGCTCCTCGGTCACCGGCTGGATCTGCACGCCGATATAGCCACGGGCCACCGAGCCCTTCTCGCGCAGCTGGGTCACCACCGTCTTCACCGTCTCCGAGGGGATGGCGAAGGCGATGCCCACGTTGCCGCCCGAGGGGGAGACGATGGCGGTGTTCATGCCGATCACCTCGCCGTTGAGCGAGAAGGTCGGGCCGCCCGAATTGCCGCGGTTGATGGGGGCGTCGATCTGGATGAAGTCGTCATAGGGGCCGGAGCCGATGTCGCGGCCGCGGGCCGAGACGATGCCGGCGGTCACCGTGCCGCCGAGGCCGAACGGGTTGCCCACCGCGATCACCCAGTCGCCGACGCGCGGGGCGCCGTCCGCGAGCTTGACCCACGGCAGGTTGGTCACGTTGTCGATCTTCAGCAGGGCCACGTCGGTGCGCGGATCGGTGCCGATCACCTTGGCGACGTATTCCTTGCCGTCGGTGGTGGTCACGTCCACCTCATCGGCGCCATCCACCACGTGGTTGTTGGTCACCACATAGCCGTCAGCCGAGATGATGAAGCCGGAGCCCTGGCCCACCACCGGCCGCTCGCCCCTGGGGCCCATGCCGCCGCGCGGGCCCATGCCGGGACCGCCAGGACCCATGCCGGGGCCGCGGCCCTCGCCGAAGCCGAAGCGCTTCAGGAATTCCTCGATCTGGGGAGGCACCTGGCCGCCGGGGCCTTCACCGCCCATGGCCACCTGGTCGCCGCCGTCCTTCTTCACCTTCACCGAGACGACCGACGGCGAGACCTTCTCGACGATGTCGGCGAAGGAGAAGGTTCCGGCGGGCTGGCTGGTGGTGATCTGGGCCAGCGCGGGGGTGTTCATCGGGGGCACGAACTGGCCGGCCGCGACGCCGGCGATCGCGAGGCCGAAGACACCCGCGAGCAGGGCCCGGCGGTAGCGCTTCGTCACGGAAGGAGTGTTGTCGGAGCGGGTCATGTGAGTTCGCGTCTCTCTCGTTGTCTGCCTCACCGGCAGGATCGAGAGGCAAGCTAAGACGCGGACCGTTACGGCAGTCTGGCGGGGGGATTAAGGTTCGGTAATGTGGCTCACGCGTGCGTGACGCGATTTTGCCGGCGACAATGCCGCCGGACGGACGCCCGCAAGGCGGCTCAGCGCCCCTTTGCGGGCGTCTCCTCGCCTTCGTCGAGCAGGCGCCTGAGCTTGGCCTCCTCCTCCGGCGAGAGGCGCGGCGGAGCGCCGGAGCGCCGGCGCTTCAGGCCCA
This window contains:
- a CDS encoding ATP-binding protein, with the translated sequence MRALSHLMRLVRTTAFKLLAAYLLVFAVFAVSVIVYTAWHTRELIQGQVADDLDREVRFLADQYRIGGIQRLSYVIDRRTRRPGSSIYMLTNFQGEVLAANVSDLPIGLLDRSGTRFTTYNRPDEGTVKSHVAFVQSMILPGGYRLLVGRDIEERDTLRDLVARPAQWAVLLIVVLGLAGGVFVTRRVLKRIDSMTATAETIMAGDFSGRLALAGTEDEFDRLAHSLNAMLDRIEGLMQGLKEVSDNIAHDLKTPLTRLRNGAEAALRTAHTEEDWRAALESTIEESDGLIRTFDALLMIARAEAGQARAIMSDLDLAEIAEAVSELYEPLADEQGLDLVVSVAPVPIHGVSELLAQALSNLIDNAIKYGRPADGGRGRIAVTLSRQGQEAVLTVADTGPGIPASERDRVVERFVRLEMSRTRPGSGLGLSLVGAVARLHGGSLSFADNGPGLAATLRLPAK
- a CDS encoding bifunctional [glutamine synthetase] adenylyltransferase/[glutamine synthetase]-adenylyl-L-tyrosine phosphorylase, producing the protein MPLDLTMLWPQEPDSADRPPLAVLMREAPVLAAAETAKTRLRQATESLSPAGRAELDALFAAAPCARDVCLGAAEGSPFLVELIRAEPERLLRVLGSDPHRHIARLIADCAAVGAAATDEAEVMRALRRMRSEAALLIALADMGGAFDLSAVTGALTDIADAAVRTALAFLLADAARAGRVHPPDPSDPAGGCGLAVIAMGKHGARELNYSSDIDLVVVYDRDRAPLADGVAISPFFVKITQGLVRLLQERSADGYVLRVDLRLRPDPGSTQVALSTAAALAYYEREGATWERAAYIKARPVAGDLDVGRQFLADLSPFVWRRVLDFQAIADVHAMKREIHAFRGHDVVAVEGHNVKLGRGGIREVEFFVQTQQLIAGGRDPLLRTSRTLDALDALTAHRWIDPKVRDALAEAYVFLRRVEHRIQMVADAQTHALPESREAMEGFARFMGYADRDAFAAALVARLQTVQTHYANLFEDAAPPAVLDADLLFPPDENDRPTLAALSRLGFREPAAASGIVRRWLAGGPRALKGEAARMHLARIVPLMLEALARGGDPDGALISADRFFTDLPGPHLLTALDRHPDLVRLLATILTAAPRLAETLARRPSLTDALLDPAFFDVLPDEESLTRHLDHLLDTAETDEEQLDRARRFRQEQHVLIGVRIASGTLPAARAGEAYATLAEVIIRALHRRVWARFTEAHGCIAGAETAVLAMGKLGGREMTAGSDLDLIVLYDFDADADPSSDGPRPLHGAQYFARFTQRLVTSLTSLTNAGKLYDVDLRLRPSGRSGPVATRLASFGTYQREEAWTWEHMALTRARVIAATPDFGAKVKAVVGAVMGQPRDPRRLAGDILDMRHAIAAEKGENDRWNLKHAAGGQVDVEFLAQYLVLAHAYDHPEIVDTATARVLAAAQRLGLLAPEDAHVLVRACRLYQDLTQVLRLSVDAHVVPADASPALKALLARAGEMPDFATLDADLADTQAKVRAIFERMLEPEAG
- a CDS encoding Do family serine endopeptidase, with protein sequence MTRSDNTPSVTKRYRRALLAGVFGLAIAGVAAGQFVPPMNTPALAQITTSQPAGTFSFADIVEKVSPSVVSVKVKKDGGDQVAMGGEGPGGQVPPQIEEFLKRFGFGEGRGPGMGPGGPGMGPRGGMGPRGERPVVGQGSGFIISADGYVVTNNHVVDGADEVDVTTTDGKEYVAKVIGTDPRTDVALLKIDNVTNLPWVKLADGAPRVGDWVIAVGNPFGLGGTVTAGIVSARGRDIGSGPYDDFIQIDAPINRGNSGGPTFSLNGEVIGMNTAIVSPSGGNVGIAFAIPSETVKTVVTQLREKGSVARGYIGVQIQPVTEELASGLGIKDAEGALVAQVQPNTPGAKAGLKAGDVIVKMNNDPIKEARDLTRKVGMLKPGTEVQLSLIRDAKPMNLSVVLDQLPADTQVASRGNDQKGEDDSAGGKDLPRLGLQLAPSKSVQGAGSDGVVVTGVDPNGAAAQRGFKTGDVILKVGDKAVSTPKDVRDGLAAAKAENRKAVLIQVKSGEGVRFVAITLEGKAKG
- a CDS encoding winged helix-turn-helix domain-containing protein, translating into MTANLDPGPLSAMRLLLVEDDRDAAEYLRKAFREAGHVVDLAGDGEAGLALALDGKYDVMVVDRMLPARDGLSLVAELRGRGHTTPVLILSALGQVDDRVQGLRAGGDDYLPKPYAFTELLARVEALSRRGVSQGAETVYKVADLELDRLAHRVTRSGKEIPLQPREFRLLEYLMRHAGQVVTRTMLLENVWDYHFDPQTNVIDVHVSRLRSKIDKGFDVPLIHTVRGAGYMVRAGAV
- a CDS encoding serine hydrolase; this translates as MAQGRTRLSRSLGHLALLFIAGSGLSSPAVAQVPFDASRPPPQTWANVIPKDRIEAAVGQIDGLAADLMKRSGIPGLAVVVVHEGKPVFLKGYGVRKVGERATVDADTVFQLASLSKAVGAGVVAHEVAKGAVAWDTPVEQLLPWFTLNDPWVGAHVTIADLYSHRSGLPDHAGDELEDIGYDRRQVMERLKLLPLAPFRAAYAYTNFGLTSAAEAIATNAGKDWATLSEEALYKPLGMASTSSRFADYIARPNRAVPHVRDGDHFAAKYQRQPDAQSPAGGVSSSVRDMGRWLAFVLGGGTYETREVVPAKALLPAMRAETISSPAHAVDARASYYGFGFGVNVAPSGRVMIDHSGAFILGAGTNFVLLPSEKLGIVVLTNAQPEGAAEALSMSFMDLVQFGTVTRDWYAAYGQLMAPLYKPLGALAGKTAPARPAPAKPLSAYAGTYANPYFGEATVSEAEGRLVLSVGPKPRIFTLDHWSGDDFVFRPEGEETAPAGSISQVTFADGRMKVEFFNDNGLGTFVRR